The following proteins are encoded in a genomic region of Dokdonia donghaensis DSW-1:
- a CDS encoding flotillin family protein, whose amino-acid sequence MENLPSIAIALVVGIVALIVIYFLIIAMFYKKVHQGQALVRTGFGGTKVATDKGLYVVPVFHRVEVMDISVKKIQIERLATEGLICKDNMRADIKVAFFVRVNNEVEYIKKVAQTIGVQRASRQETLEDLFEAKFSEALKTVGKKFDFIQLYEARREFRDEIVDIIGTDLNGYTLEDCAIDYLEQTAVTHLKADNILDAEGIKKITDLTAAQNIKANLIKRDEEKVIRKQDVEAREAILELDKQLAEKEEQQKREISNIKSREEAEILKVAEEERLKSETARIATEEKVKVAEENMQRQIIVAEKNKQRTDKVETERVEKDRMLELTERERVVTLAQIEKEKVVEVEKKNIQDVIRDRVMLEKGVVEEQENMKDIEAFKTADRSKQVAITNAEAAAQEDLIKTIKAAEASKEAAKQKAEEINIEALAHKEASEKEAEARKILAEAQAKEEATVGMSEAQVMHAKADANERQGIVEATVIEKKALAEAAGIEAKAEAKRKDGLAEADVIKEKALADAAGIEEKANAMKKLDGVGKEHEEFKLRLDKELQVDLAEINIQKDIADAQAQVIGDALKAANIDIVGGETMFFDQIIGQITKAKGYDRLVHHSETVTEVKDAILGSDDVKGNLLEKVKEFADKYGISSEDLKNVTIANLLMDLKSKSSDSSEQTLFSNLFNLAKGLGLSDKKLK is encoded by the coding sequence ATGGAAAACCTACCATCTATCGCCATCGCCCTCGTTGTAGGCATTGTGGCACTCATTGTTATTTACTTCCTCATCATTGCGATGTTCTACAAAAAGGTACATCAAGGTCAAGCCTTGGTTCGTACAGGTTTTGGCGGAACAAAAGTAGCGACAGATAAAGGGCTCTATGTGGTTCCTGTCTTTCACCGGGTAGAAGTAATGGATATTTCTGTAAAGAAAATTCAAATCGAACGTCTAGCGACCGAAGGTCTTATCTGTAAAGACAATATGCGTGCAGATATCAAGGTAGCCTTCTTTGTGCGTGTAAATAATGAAGTTGAGTACATTAAAAAAGTGGCGCAAACTATAGGTGTGCAACGTGCATCACGTCAAGAAACACTTGAAGACCTTTTTGAAGCAAAATTTTCTGAAGCGCTTAAAACCGTGGGTAAAAAGTTTGACTTTATACAGCTTTATGAGGCTCGTCGTGAGTTTCGCGATGAGATTGTAGACATTATAGGTACAGATCTTAATGGGTATACTCTTGAAGATTGTGCGATAGATTACCTAGAGCAAACTGCAGTCACACATCTTAAGGCAGATAACATACTTGATGCAGAAGGTATTAAGAAAATCACAGATCTTACAGCTGCACAAAACATCAAAGCAAACCTTATTAAACGTGATGAGGAGAAAGTTATACGCAAGCAAGATGTAGAGGCTCGCGAGGCGATACTAGAACTAGATAAGCAACTCGCCGAAAAAGAAGAACAGCAAAAACGTGAGATCTCAAACATAAAATCTCGTGAAGAGGCAGAGATTCTTAAAGTTGCCGAAGAAGAGCGTCTCAAGTCTGAAACCGCTCGCATTGCTACCGAAGAAAAAGTAAAAGTAGCCGAAGAGAATATGCAACGCCAGATCATCGTAGCTGAGAAAAACAAGCAACGTACAGACAAGGTGGAGACAGAGCGTGTGGAGAAAGACCGTATGCTAGAACTTACCGAGAGAGAGCGCGTAGTGACACTAGCTCAAATTGAAAAAGAAAAAGTTGTTGAAGTTGAGAAAAAGAACATTCAAGATGTGATACGCGACCGCGTAATGCTCGAGAAAGGTGTGGTAGAGGAGCAAGAAAATATGAAAGATATTGAGGCTTTTAAAACTGCAGACCGTTCTAAGCAAGTAGCAATCACAAATGCAGAGGCAGCGGCTCAAGAAGATCTTATTAAGACCATAAAAGCAGCCGAAGCATCAAAAGAAGCAGCAAAACAAAAAGCCGAAGAGATTAATATCGAAGCACTAGCGCATAAGGAAGCAAGTGAAAAAGAAGCAGAAGCACGTAAAATTCTTGCCGAAGCACAAGCTAAGGAAGAAGCAACCGTGGGTATGTCTGAGGCACAAGTAATGCACGCTAAGGCAGATGCAAATGAGCGTCAAGGTATTGTTGAGGCAACCGTTATCGAGAAAAAGGCACTTGCAGAAGCTGCCGGAATTGAAGCAAAAGCTGAAGCAAAACGTAAGGATGGTCTTGCAGAGGCAGATGTGATTAAAGAAAAAGCCCTTGCAGATGCTGCAGGTATTGAAGAGAAGGCAAATGCTATGAAGAAACTTGACGGTGTAGGTAAAGAACACGAAGAGTTTAAACTACGTCTTGATAAAGAACTTCAGGTAGATCTTGCAGAGATTAATATCCAGAAAGATATTGCAGATGCCCAAGCACAGGTTATAGGCGATGCTCTTAAGGCTGCAAATATTGATATTGTAGGTGGTGAGACAATGTTCTTTGACCAGATTATAGGGCAAATTACAAAGGCCAAAGGTTATGACAGACTCGTACACCACTCAGAAACGGTAACCGAAGTAAAAGATGCCATTTTAGGTAGTGATGATGTAAAAGGAAACTTGCTTGAAAAAGTAAAAGAATTTGCAGATAAGTACGGCATCTCTTCTGAAGATCTTAAAAATGTGACCATTGCAAACTTACTGATGGATTTAAAATCTAAATCTTCAGACAGCAGTGAGCAAACCTTATTCAGCAACCTATTTAACCTTGCAAAAGGATTAGGATTATCTGATAAGAAACTGAAATAA
- a CDS encoding DNA repair ATPase, whose translation MANETPDIQPKATQTLDGGTYEIIQGRLQKQKTDLQQRLQELNEERKNVFGSLETKLIANDRINTENNCIARDIVSLKNLCLFGYNVHFGLRTDIHLGDVFSAYEFKDNRFEPRDLSLLQDDTFLLDFANLYKYYRNTIFSKFAIIGNYLYMVFQLSDSVTDIKTFKWLIKEDTLQYVDNRSEHEYRFPQQHDFKWQEATRDMHRYGEHAHVSILDKVFVETIGGDLTIKIEDNTDQGKGILDEPVELIDQTLDDGQYRYADLGNLLALEIKPFQEEPRYFVFNNKLKEVQKIQSVKDTCVLLPDDQGIIFPTGYYLQTGEYNIFDNAIPNVKFQQKVSSPNGEDFLYVFYSPEEALYNLMSYNVITQEIKTPIICNGFTVLQDGQLCYFRTENEQTKHHVIQIWQTPFLKGDYMPSQHEDTLLYKIGNKDIVKAMAEVNSLITLLNKEDNYDGLYSDIAKFSKDILDAYYWLPEAETKQLNVPLAEINGAANAAIDEFQKVVQLKRNAAKQTKEVETKASEIFGKIKSTSFKSINDFVALLTQLRSLRGETISLNDIRYVDPTFVKTLEEEIAVQTQKISEKCVQFLLDDKALKPYHDAVAEKKQAMDGIKKVIEAKKLEEEVNQIATDLELLIDIVSNLDIEDTSHSTKIIDDISLIFATINQLKAGIKNKKKSLGSAEAQADFAAQLKLIDQSIINYLDIATTPEKCDEFQTKISIQLEELEGKFADWDEFITLIIEKREEVYGAFEARKNALIEKRNKKAMALKNASERILKGVRKKAESFKTASEINGYFAADLMINKVRDIIQQLKEQEDTGKAEEIETGLKTAREDALRKLKDKLDLYEDGDTVIRLGKHKFGVNKQPLDLTIVLKDGALNYHLTGTDFYQELSNETLLASRDIWDQEFVSETSEVYRSAYLAYKLFNKLDKHTLLEAGDDALLAIVQEESRNDYAEGYVKGVHDVDATKILKVLVHKHNELGLLTYAPEIRAYAQYFWNSIDPTTQKTLNQSIKASGEVLQFFPDAKEYQFIVETLSEEIHAFAKAESLFSPDLSQTIATYIFDELQGDTEFVRSSVAVRLKDAFAKALKQQQADLKFKKSYESLPSLKGKVQLVKQWVTAFVRTQESLTDVRYVDEVVCLLLFEDESVLKTKAASPNEKITGLSGDHSTITDGVFNFNYHDFTARLNLFVTDQVPAFETFKKAKHTVTEELKEALKLDEFKPRVLTSFVRNKLIDQVYFPLFGDNLAKQLGTVGDNKRTDRMGMLLLISPPGYGKTTLMEYIANRLGLVFVKINGPAIGHEVTSVDPESATNSAAREELKKLNVAFEMGNNVMLYLDDIQHCNPEFLQKFISLSDGTRKIEGVYNGKSKTYDLRSKKFCVIMAGNPYTESGEKFRIPDMLANRADIYNLGDIIGDTEHLFKLSLIENSLTANALLQQLSSSHFEDVYTLIDRIENGTQDSQLKGNHTAQEVADYTKVLEKVITIRNTVLKVNAEYIRSAAQEDAYRTEPSFKLQGSYRDMNKLVAKVVPIMNDTELATLLLSHYESESQTLTSSAEANLLKYRELINALDETQQQRWNTMKETFVKNNKLKGFGDKNEMAQVLSQMMEFTENLEGIKKALEKGLEK comes from the coding sequence ATGGCAAACGAAACTCCAGATATACAACCTAAAGCAACGCAAACTCTTGACGGCGGCACCTATGAGATTATACAAGGTAGACTGCAAAAACAAAAAACCGACTTACAACAGCGGTTACAAGAACTTAACGAGGAGCGTAAAAATGTTTTTGGTTCACTAGAAACAAAGCTCATTGCAAATGACCGTATCAATACAGAAAATAACTGTATTGCACGTGATATTGTATCGCTTAAAAACCTGTGTTTGTTTGGCTACAATGTGCATTTTGGACTACGCACAGACATACACCTAGGAGATGTTTTTAGTGCCTATGAGTTTAAAGACAATCGTTTTGAACCTCGTGATCTTTCACTTTTACAAGACGACACTTTTCTACTAGACTTTGCAAACCTCTACAAGTATTACCGTAATACCATCTTTTCAAAGTTTGCGATTATAGGTAACTACCTGTATATGGTATTTCAGCTTAGTGATAGTGTTACAGATATTAAAACATTTAAGTGGCTCATAAAAGAAGATACGTTACAGTATGTAGATAACCGTAGTGAGCACGAGTACCGCTTCCCACAGCAACACGATTTTAAGTGGCAAGAGGCTACGCGTGATATGCACCGTTATGGTGAGCACGCTCACGTATCTATTTTAGATAAGGTGTTTGTAGAGACTATAGGTGGTGATCTTACCATAAAAATAGAAGATAATACAGACCAAGGTAAAGGAATACTAGATGAGCCGGTAGAGCTTATAGACCAGACACTAGATGACGGTCAGTATCGCTATGCAGATCTGGGCAACCTACTTGCACTAGAGATTAAACCCTTTCAAGAAGAACCTCGCTATTTTGTATTTAATAACAAACTAAAGGAAGTTCAAAAAATACAGAGTGTAAAGGACACCTGTGTCTTACTTCCAGATGATCAAGGTATCATTTTCCCAACAGGCTACTACTTACAAACAGGAGAATACAACATTTTTGACAATGCCATCCCAAATGTAAAATTTCAGCAAAAGGTGAGTTCGCCTAACGGGGAGGACTTTTTATATGTCTTTTACTCGCCAGAAGAGGCGCTGTACAACTTGATGTCATATAATGTGATTACTCAAGAGATAAAAACTCCTATTATCTGTAATGGTTTTACCGTATTGCAAGATGGGCAGCTATGCTATTTTAGAACCGAAAATGAGCAAACCAAGCATCACGTGATACAGATCTGGCAAACCCCATTTTTAAAGGGTGACTATATGCCTTCTCAGCACGAAGACACCTTGCTTTACAAAATAGGAAATAAGGATATTGTAAAAGCAATGGCAGAGGTTAATAGCCTCATCACACTGCTCAACAAAGAAGATAATTACGACGGCCTGTATAGCGATATTGCTAAGTTCTCAAAAGATATACTTGATGCTTACTACTGGCTTCCAGAAGCAGAAACCAAGCAACTCAACGTACCACTTGCAGAAATAAATGGTGCTGCAAATGCAGCTATAGATGAGTTTCAAAAAGTAGTACAGCTCAAGCGCAACGCTGCCAAACAGACTAAAGAAGTTGAGACCAAAGCCTCTGAGATTTTTGGCAAAATAAAAAGCACCTCTTTTAAGTCTATTAATGATTTTGTGGCGCTGCTCACACAGTTGCGATCATTACGTGGAGAGACCATCTCGCTTAATGATATACGGTATGTAGATCCCACTTTCGTAAAAACGCTAGAGGAAGAAATTGCTGTGCAAACACAAAAAATTTCTGAGAAGTGTGTACAGTTCTTACTAGATGACAAAGCGTTAAAACCGTATCACGATGCCGTAGCCGAAAAGAAACAGGCGATGGATGGCATCAAGAAAGTAATTGAAGCCAAAAAGCTCGAAGAAGAAGTAAACCAGATTGCAACAGATCTTGAGTTACTTATCGACATTGTTTCAAACCTTGATATAGAAGACACCTCCCACTCTACTAAGATAATTGATGATATCTCGCTCATTTTTGCAACTATCAATCAGTTAAAGGCTGGGATTAAGAATAAGAAAAAATCACTGGGAAGTGCAGAAGCACAAGCCGACTTTGCTGCCCAATTGAAGCTTATTGATCAAAGTATCATAAACTACCTAGATATTGCCACCACGCCAGAAAAGTGTGATGAGTTCCAGACTAAAATCTCTATCCAGCTAGAAGAGCTAGAAGGAAAGTTTGCAGACTGGGATGAGTTTATCACACTTATTATTGAAAAGCGCGAGGAAGTGTACGGAGCTTTTGAAGCACGTAAAAACGCACTGATAGAGAAGCGCAATAAAAAGGCAATGGCATTAAAAAATGCCTCAGAACGCATTTTAAAAGGCGTACGTAAAAAAGCCGAAAGCTTTAAAACAGCCTCTGAAATAAACGGATACTTTGCCGCAGACCTTATGATTAATAAGGTACGCGATATCATACAGCAACTTAAAGAGCAAGAAGATACCGGAAAGGCAGAAGAGATTGAGACTGGACTTAAAACAGCTCGTGAAGATGCGCTGCGCAAGCTCAAAGACAAACTAGATCTCTATGAAGATGGAGATACGGTAATACGACTTGGCAAGCATAAATTTGGTGTAAACAAGCAACCGCTTGACCTCACTATTGTGCTCAAAGACGGCGCGCTTAACTATCACCTCACAGGCACCGATTTTTATCAAGAACTCTCAAACGAGACCCTTCTCGCCTCTCGCGATATCTGGGATCAAGAATTTGTATCAGAAACTAGCGAGGTGTACCGCAGTGCCTACCTAGCTTATAAATTATTTAATAAACTAGACAAGCACACGCTACTAGAAGCTGGTGATGATGCGCTACTTGCGATAGTACAAGAAGAAAGCCGCAATGATTATGCAGAGGGCTATGTAAAAGGTGTGCACGATGTAGACGCGACTAAAATTTTAAAGGTACTCGTACACAAACACAACGAACTAGGACTACTCACCTACGCCCCAGAAATTAGAGCATATGCTCAGTATTTCTGGAACAGCATTGACCCAACTACTCAAAAAACGCTTAACCAGTCTATAAAGGCTTCGGGAGAGGTGTTGCAGTTTTTTCCAGATGCAAAGGAGTACCAATTTATCGTTGAGACGTTAAGTGAGGAGATACACGCTTTCGCGAAAGCAGAGTCCCTTTTCTCACCCGATTTAAGTCAGACCATTGCGACCTACATCTTTGATGAGCTTCAAGGTGACACAGAGTTTGTGCGTAGTAGTGTTGCGGTGCGTTTAAAAGACGCTTTCGCGAAAGCGTTAAAACAACAACAGGCAGATCTTAAGTTTAAGAAAAGTTATGAGTCACTCCCTAGCTTAAAAGGGAAAGTACAGCTCGTAAAACAGTGGGTGACGGCATTTGTACGCACCCAAGAAAGTCTTACCGATGTGCGCTACGTAGATGAAGTGGTGTGTTTACTACTCTTTGAAGATGAGTCGGTTTTAAAAACAAAAGCGGCTTCTCCAAATGAAAAAATCACTGGCTTAAGCGGTGATCACAGCACGATAACCGATGGTGTTTTCAACTTTAACTACCACGACTTTACGGCAAGGCTCAACTTATTTGTAACAGATCAAGTACCTGCATTTGAAACATTTAAGAAGGCAAAACATACGGTTACAGAAGAGTTAAAAGAAGCTTTGAAACTGGACGAATTTAAACCAAGGGTTCTTACATCCTTTGTGCGTAATAAGCTGATTGACCAAGTGTATTTCCCATTGTTTGGTGATAACCTCGCAAAGCAATTAGGAACCGTGGGTGATAATAAACGTACCGACCGTATGGGTATGTTGCTCCTCATCTCACCACCTGGATACGGAAAAACCACCCTGATGGAATATATCGCAAACCGTCTAGGACTCGTTTTTGTGAAAATTAACGGCCCAGCGATAGGTCACGAAGTTACGTCTGTAGATCCAGAAAGTGCTACAAATAGCGCTGCTCGTGAAGAGCTCAAAAAACTCAACGTCGCTTTTGAAATGGGGAATAATGTGATGCTATATCTAGACGATATACAGCACTGTAATCCTGAGTTTTTACAAAAATTCATCTCCTTATCTGACGGTACACGTAAGATAGAGGGTGTGTACAACGGGAAGTCAAAAACCTATGACCTACGTAGCAAGAAATTTTGTGTGATAATGGCGGGTAACCCATATACAGAGAGTGGAGAGAAATTCCGCATACCAGATATGCTTGCAAACAGGGCAGATATTTATAACCTGGGAGATATTATAGGAGATACTGAACACCTGTTTAAATTGAGTCTTATTGAGAATTCGCTCACTGCAAATGCGCTATTGCAGCAGTTAAGTAGTAGTCATTTTGAGGATGTGTATACCTTAATAGACCGCATAGAAAATGGGACGCAAGACAGTCAGCTCAAAGGAAATCACACCGCGCAAGAGGTAGCAGATTATACAAAAGTACTAGAAAAGGTAATCACCATACGTAACACAGTACTTAAGGTTAATGCAGAATACATACGCAGTGCCGCGCAAGAAGATGCCTATCGCACAGAGCCGTCTTTTAAACTTCAAGGGTCATACCGTGATATGAATAAACTAGTAGCCAAAGTGGTTCCCATTATGAATGACACTGAGCTTGCGACATTGCTCCTATCACATTATGAAAGTGAGTCACAAACTCTCACTTCAAGCGCAGAGGCAAACCTCTTAAAATACCGCGAACTCATAAATGCGCTAGATGAAACGCAGCAACAGCGCTGGAACACGATGAAAGAAACCTTTGTAAAAAATAATAAACTCAAAGGTTTTGGTGACAAGAACGAGATGGCACAAGTACTCTCTCAAATGATGGAGTTTACCGAGAATCTAGAAGGGATAAAAAAGGCGCTTGAGAAGGGGTTGGAGAAATGA
- a CDS encoding PQQ-dependent sugar dehydrogenase, producing MKSRFTYILLLLVASVACAQETRENDVTLTSNLDYTYEVIVPELTNPWGLAVLPDESMLITEKSGELIHFKDGKKTMITGAPEVVTRNQGGLLDIRLHPDYATNGWIYITYSSPEGDEDGAMTALMRAKLKDGALTEKKVLYKGSPNTRKGHHFGSRVRFDKDGYVYFSIGDRGARDENPQDITRDGGKIYRLNADGSIPADNPFVGKDGAKEAIFSYGHRNPQGMTVHPKTGKIWIHEHGPRGGDEINIPEAGKNFGWPVISYGINYSGTTFTEITEKKGMKQPVYYWVPSIAPSGMAFANNTGDAKLDGNLLIGSLKFEYLELAILENDKVVAREKLLEDVGRVRNVINHNGTIYVGVEGKGILKLVKK from the coding sequence ATGAAAAGTCGTTTTACTTATATCTTATTGTTACTTGTTGCAAGTGTGGCTTGCGCGCAAGAAACTAGAGAAAATGATGTCACACTAACCTCAAACCTAGATTACACCTATGAGGTTATTGTTCCAGAACTTACAAACCCTTGGGGACTAGCTGTATTGCCAGATGAGTCTATGCTTATCACTGAAAAAAGTGGAGAACTCATACACTTTAAGGATGGCAAAAAAACAATGATTACTGGTGCTCCAGAGGTGGTGACGCGTAATCAAGGTGGTTTACTTGACATACGCTTGCATCCAGATTATGCGACTAATGGCTGGATATACATCACGTACTCATCACCAGAAGGCGATGAAGATGGGGCGATGACAGCACTTATGAGAGCAAAATTAAAAGACGGCGCGCTTACCGAAAAGAAGGTATTATATAAAGGAAGCCCAAATACGAGAAAGGGACACCACTTTGGGAGTCGTGTGCGTTTTGACAAAGATGGTTATGTGTACTTTTCTATAGGAGATCGTGGTGCTAGGGATGAAAATCCGCAGGATATTACTCGTGATGGAGGAAAGATTTATAGACTTAATGCAGATGGAAGCATCCCTGCAGATAATCCTTTTGTAGGTAAAGACGGAGCAAAAGAAGCTATCTTCTCTTATGGACATCGCAATCCGCAAGGAATGACGGTGCATCCTAAGACAGGTAAGATATGGATACACGAGCACGGACCTCGTGGTGGAGATGAGATTAATATCCCTGAGGCTGGTAAAAACTTTGGGTGGCCAGTAATCTCATACGGTATTAATTACAGCGGAACTACGTTTACAGAAATTACAGAAAAAAAGGGAATGAAGCAGCCAGTGTATTACTGGGTTCCTTCTATCGCTCCTTCTGGGATGGCTTTTGCAAATAATACTGGTGATGCAAAACTTGATGGCAACCTATTAATAGGTTCGCTTAAATTTGAATACCTAGAACTTGCCATTTTAGAAAATGACAAGGTGGTTGCTCGTGAAAAGTTACTAGAAGATGTAGGTCGTGTGCGTAATGTGATTAATCACAATGGCACTATCTATGTAGGTGTAGAGGGCAAGGGAATCCTTAAACTAGTTAAGAAATAA
- a CDS encoding outer membrane beta-barrel protein, whose translation MKKIITSLFLMIAFCSVLTAQNYSSGSITVLNNNPLEGSVAIDYLAQTVLYKKNYKTTVYTFDQVTSVSLNNRNLDKIEVDNIVYFATPLQDGKASLYQISPSEYLITNATGTSKVINVDNDRANIAGTLAVLFSDCNSIRRPLNAIDQFNESALIRNVQAYNACDYEIYAPTPNEVDAAASYNTDAASFYLGVGTSINNLKFFDSDESESIVTGQVQLGVIATPGFLGALQGNLYFSLEGNAALSGDNSFENLPNDLNFKMRSFRLLFGLEYQFNKEGKFKPFVAAAVGPTGDYYEGTLDGNDFDISGGNPIFVPRVGVRYELSNGHHLGASLSYITGYDNDLTFPTEEEVIPLQIDVTTLTLGVNYYF comes from the coding sequence ATGAAAAAAATCATTACATCCCTATTTCTTATGATTGCTTTTTGCTCTGTACTTACAGCTCAAAATTACTCATCGGGAAGCATTACAGTACTTAATAATAACCCACTAGAAGGTAGTGTCGCCATAGATTACCTTGCTCAAACAGTACTTTACAAAAAGAATTATAAAACCACCGTTTATACTTTTGACCAGGTAACTAGTGTCTCTCTCAACAATAGAAACCTTGATAAAATAGAAGTAGATAATATCGTTTATTTTGCCACACCATTGCAAGATGGAAAAGCGTCTTTATATCAAATAAGTCCCTCAGAATATCTTATCACAAACGCTACTGGAACCTCTAAGGTTATCAACGTAGATAATGACAGAGCAAATATAGCTGGCACGCTTGCCGTACTTTTTTCTGATTGTAATTCCATACGAAGACCACTTAATGCTATAGATCAATTTAATGAGTCTGCACTTATACGTAATGTGCAAGCCTATAATGCTTGTGATTATGAGATTTATGCCCCAACGCCTAATGAGGTAGATGCTGCTGCTTCTTATAATACAGATGCTGCTAGTTTTTATCTGGGTGTAGGTACAAGCATTAATAACTTGAAGTTTTTTGATAGTGACGAGTCTGAGTCTATTGTGACAGGGCAGGTACAACTTGGTGTAATAGCTACTCCAGGCTTTTTAGGAGCTTTACAAGGAAACCTTTACTTCTCTCTTGAAGGAAATGCAGCCTTATCTGGTGATAATAGTTTTGAGAACTTGCCTAATGATCTAAATTTTAAAATGAGGTCTTTTAGATTGTTGTTTGGTCTAGAGTATCAATTTAATAAAGAAGGAAAATTTAAGCCTTTTGTCGCAGCTGCAGTAGGTCCTACTGGTGATTATTATGAAGGAACTCTAGATGGTAATGATTTTGATATAAGTGGTGGTAACCCCATTTTTGTACCGCGTGTAGGCGTGAGATATGAGTTAAGCAACGGGCACCATCTAGGTGCTAGCCTAAGTTATATAACCGGTTATGATAATGACCTTACGTTTCCTACAGAAGAAGAAGTCATTCCACTACAAATAGATGTAACAACGCTCACACTAGGGGTAAACTACTACTTTTAA
- the trxB gene encoding thioredoxin-disulfide reductase, producing the protein MSVEKVKCLIIGSGPAGYTAAIYAARANMAPVLYQGQQPGGQLTTTNEVENFPGYVDGVTGPEMMVQLMKQAQRFDTDVRDGWVTKVDFSGDVHKAWINGEKEIHAESVIISTGASAKYLGLPSEQKYLKMGGGVSACAVCDGFFYRGQETIIVGAGDSACEEAHYLSKLCKKVTMLVRRDEFRASKIMAARVQKTENIEILFNTETVEVLGDDVGVTGARVKNNVTGEEHDIPATGFFVAIGHKPNTDIFKDYLDLDETGYIINTPGTSKTNVPGVFVSGDAADHVYRQAITAAGTGCMAALDAERYLASKDELPQDEPGVGSTYVDEVKA; encoded by the coding sequence ATGTCAGTAGAAAAAGTAAAATGCCTTATCATAGGTTCAGGACCAGCGGGATATACCGCAGCAATTTATGCAGCACGTGCAAATATGGCACCAGTTCTTTACCAAGGGCAGCAGCCAGGAGGACAGCTTACCACTACTAATGAGGTGGAGAACTTCCCTGGTTATGTAGATGGTGTGACTGGACCAGAAATGATGGTGCAGTTAATGAAACAAGCACAGCGTTTTGATACAGATGTACGTGACGGATGGGTGACTAAAGTAGATTTTTCTGGAGATGTGCACAAAGCGTGGATCAACGGAGAAAAGGAAATACACGCAGAGTCTGTGATTATATCTACAGGAGCGAGTGCAAAATATTTAGGATTACCTTCTGAGCAGAAGTATTTAAAAATGGGTGGAGGTGTATCTGCCTGTGCCGTTTGCGACGGATTCTTTTACCGTGGGCAAGAAACCATAATTGTAGGTGCTGGAGATAGCGCTTGTGAGGAGGCACACTACCTTTCTAAATTATGTAAGAAAGTAACAATGCTCGTACGTCGTGACGAGTTTAGAGCATCAAAAATTATGGCTGCTCGTGTACAGAAAACAGAAAACATTGAGATCCTTTTTAACACAGAAACCGTTGAGGTACTAGGTGACGATGTAGGAGTAACAGGAGCAAGAGTAAAGAATAATGTAACCGGTGAGGAGCACGATATCCCAGCAACAGGATTTTTTGTAGCGATAGGGCATAAGCCTAACACAGATATCTTTAAGGACTACTTAGATTTAGATGAGACTGGATATATCATCAATACACCAGGAACTTCTAAAACAAACGTACCAGGCGTATTTGTATCTGGAGATGCAGCAGATCACGTGTACCGTCAAGCAATTACCGCTGCCGGAACAGGGTGTATGGCTGCACTAGATGCAGAGCGTTACCTAGCGTCAAAAGACGAGCTTCCACAAGATGAGCCAGGAGTAGGCTCTACTTATGTGGATGAGGTGAAAGCTTAA
- a CDS encoding c-type cytochrome, whose product MKLLISLCTAGVSVFLFFAKAEKEVYTSQDPLAESIERGAEVYQDFCIQCHLGKGEGVAGTFPPLAGSDWLTEDRYKEAIKAVKYGQQGPITVNGVAYNGVMANLELYEDEVADVMNYIMNSWGNKQKGMITEEEVKAVTE is encoded by the coding sequence ATGAAGCTACTTATAAGTTTATGTACGGCAGGAGTTAGTGTGTTTTTATTTTTCGCGAAAGCGGAAAAAGAAGTTTACACCTCTCAAGACCCACTTGCAGAATCTATAGAACGTGGTGCAGAGGTATACCAAGACTTTTGTATACAGTGTCACCTAGGTAAGGGAGAAGGTGTAGCAGGAACTTTCCCGCCCCTTGCCGGATCAGACTGGCTCACAGAAGATCGCTATAAAGAAGCCATAAAAGCTGTAAAATATGGACAGCAAGGCCCTATTACCGTAAATGGTGTTGCATATAATGGTGTGATGGCAAACCTTGAACTTTATGAAGATGAGGTGGCAGATGTAATGAACTACATTATGAATAGCTGGGGCAATAAACAGAAAGGAATGATTACTGAAGAAGAGGTGAAAGCGGTGACAGAATAA